In Saccharomonospora marina XMU15, one genomic interval encodes:
- a CDS encoding PhoX family protein, translating into MSAEPRRFLPLLSSMSRTHRPGRSAVTCEYRCGNACAHPAPNTSDNEYFGDVVKNVLSRRGALRAGAVMTAAAAGFAALPGTAAAQGAVPPALAHRHGSGRHRQGIDFEPVAPNTADAVTVPDGYEQRVVIGWGDPVLPGAPKFDFNAQTAAAQAKQFGYNNDFVGLVPLDSSGRSSLMVVNHEYTAEVHMFPADQYDPDNPTEEQVRIAWAAHGMSVVQVTRAREGGLKVVPGRYNRRITINTEFELRGPAAGSDHLKTSADPSGRKVFGTQNNCAGGVTPWGTVLSGEENFNQYFANASAVSDPVAAERLRRYGLPSGASRRKWERFDKRWDIAQEPNECNRFGWVVEIDPNDPNSTPVKHTALGRFKHEAANVKITKDGRVAVYSGDDERFDYIYKFVSNGKYKPGRSAHARRHNMSLLDDGTLYVARFTGDSPASEIDGSGTLPSDGEFDGSGEWIPLASGNRSFVPGFTAEEVYIFTRLAADTVGATKMDRPEDIEPNPVNGRVYAALTNNSDRGAAGKEAADEANPRNGNRNGHVLEWEEAAGDAASTTFSWRLLLVCGDPASADTYFGGFPKDQVSPISCPDNVAFDGYGNLWISTDGNALGSNDGLFAVPVEGANRGQVKQFLTVPIGAEACGPVVTEDVVLVAVQHPGEDGSSADPQSHWPDGGDSQPRPSIVSVWKRGRHGRPGHIGR; encoded by the coding sequence GTGTCCGCCGAGCCGAGACGTTTTCTTCCCCTGTTGAGTTCCATGTCGAGAACGCACCGCCCAGGACGCTCCGCCGTCACCTGCGAGTACCGGTGCGGCAACGCCTGTGCCCACCCCGCACCGAACACCTCGGACAACGAGTACTTCGGTGACGTCGTCAAGAACGTGCTCTCCCGCCGTGGCGCGCTGCGGGCGGGCGCCGTCATGACGGCGGCCGCGGCGGGCTTCGCCGCGCTCCCCGGCACTGCCGCCGCGCAGGGTGCGGTTCCCCCCGCACTGGCGCACCGGCACGGGTCAGGACGCCACCGGCAGGGCATCGACTTCGAACCGGTGGCGCCGAACACCGCCGACGCCGTGACAGTGCCCGACGGCTACGAGCAGCGGGTCGTGATCGGCTGGGGCGACCCCGTGCTACCCGGAGCGCCGAAGTTCGACTTCAACGCGCAGACAGCGGCCGCGCAGGCGAAGCAGTTCGGGTACAACAACGACTTCGTCGGCCTTGTCCCGCTGGACTCCTCCGGTCGCAGCAGCCTCATGGTGGTGAACCACGAGTACACCGCCGAGGTGCACATGTTCCCTGCTGACCAGTACGACCCGGACAATCCCACCGAGGAGCAGGTGCGCATCGCATGGGCCGCGCACGGCATGTCCGTGGTGCAGGTGACGCGCGCCCGCGAGGGCGGTCTGAAGGTCGTGCCCGGCCGCTACAACCGTCGCATCACGATCAACACCGAGTTCGAACTGCGTGGTCCCGCTGCCGGTTCGGACCACCTGAAGACCTCGGCCGACCCGAGTGGCCGCAAGGTGTTCGGCACACAGAACAACTGTGCGGGCGGTGTCACGCCGTGGGGCACCGTGCTCTCCGGTGAGGAGAACTTCAACCAGTACTTCGCCAACGCGAGCGCGGTCAGCGACCCGGTAGCCGCGGAGCGGCTGCGCCGCTACGGCCTGCCGTCGGGTGCCAGCAGGCGCAAGTGGGAGCGCTTCGACAAGCGCTGGGACATCGCACAGGAGCCCAACGAGTGCAACCGGTTCGGCTGGGTCGTGGAGATCGACCCCAACGACCCGAACTCGACGCCGGTGAAGCACACCGCACTCGGCCGCTTCAAGCACGAAGCCGCCAACGTCAAGATCACCAAGGACGGCCGGGTCGCCGTGTACTCCGGTGACGACGAGCGCTTCGACTACATCTACAAGTTCGTCTCCAACGGCAAGTACAAGCCCGGCCGCAGCGCGCACGCCCGCAGGCACAACATGAGCCTGCTCGACGACGGCACCCTCTACGTCGCCAGGTTCACCGGCGACAGCCCGGCGAGCGAGATCGACGGCAGTGGCACGCTGCCCAGCGACGGCGAGTTCGACGGGTCCGGCGAGTGGATTCCGCTCGCCAGCGGAAACCGGTCATTCGTTCCCGGCTTCACGGCCGAGGAGGTCTACATCTTCACCCGGCTCGCCGCCGACACCGTCGGCGCGACCAAGATGGACCGCCCCGAGGACATCGAGCCCAACCCGGTCAACGGCCGGGTCTACGCCGCGCTGACCAACAACAGCGATCGCGGCGCGGCGGGCAAGGAGGCCGCCGACGAGGCAAACCCGCGCAACGGCAACCGCAACGGCCACGTGCTGGAGTGGGAAGAGGCGGCCGGGGATGCGGCGTCGACCACGTTCTCGTGGCGGTTGCTGCTGGTGTGCGGCGACCCGGCCAGCGCGGACACCTACTTCGGCGGGTTCCCCAAGGACCAGGTCAGCCCGATCTCCTGCCCGGACAACGTCGCCTTCGACGGCTACGGCAACCTGTGGATCTCCACCGACGGCAACGCGCTGGGCTCCAACGACGGGCTGTTCGCGGTGCCCGTGGAAGGGGCCAACCGAGGTCAGGTGAAGCAGTTCCTCACGGTGCCGATCGGTGCGGAGGCCTGTGGTCCCGTGGTCACCGAGGACGTGGTGCTGGTCGCGGTGCAGCACCCGGGTGAGGACGGCAGCTCCGCAGACCCGCAGTCGCACTGGCCCGACGGTGGTGACTCGCAGCCTCGCCCTTCGATCGTGTCGGTGTGGAAGCGCGGTCGCCACGGCAGGCCGGGCCACATCGGCCGGTAG
- a CDS encoding inositol-3-phosphate synthase translates to MGENRRVRVAIVGVGNCAASLVQGVHYYRDADPRSRVPGLMHVQFGEYHVRDVEFVAAFDVDAKKVGQDLSEAILASENNTIKICDVPPLGVSVQRGPTLDGLGRFYQETIQESDEQPVDVVAALRAAEVDVLVSYLPVGSTEAARYYAQASLDAGVAFVNAIPVFIASDPEWAAKFEQAGVPIVGDDIKSQVGATITHRVLAKLFEDRGVQLDRTMQLNVGGNMDFKNMKELERLESKKISKTQSVTSQIDRDLGKGNVHVGPSDYVQWLDDRKWAYVRLEGRAFGDVPLNMEYKLEVWDSPNSAGIIIDAVRAAKIAKDRGVGGPLLSASSYFMKSPPVQYDDSTARDAVEKFINGEVER, encoded by the coding sequence ATGGGCGAGAACCGCCGCGTGAGGGTGGCCATCGTTGGCGTCGGCAACTGTGCGGCATCGCTGGTTCAAGGGGTCCACTATTACCGCGACGCCGACCCGCGCTCGCGCGTGCCTGGGCTGATGCATGTGCAGTTCGGCGAGTACCACGTGCGTGACGTCGAGTTCGTGGCGGCTTTCGACGTGGACGCCAAGAAGGTGGGGCAAGACCTTTCCGAGGCGATCCTCGCCAGCGAGAACAACACGATCAAGATCTGTGATGTGCCGCCGCTCGGGGTGAGCGTGCAGCGTGGCCCGACGCTGGACGGGCTCGGCCGCTTCTACCAGGAGACGATCCAGGAGTCCGACGAGCAACCGGTGGATGTGGTCGCCGCGCTGCGGGCCGCGGAGGTCGACGTACTCGTCTCCTACCTTCCTGTCGGTTCCACCGAGGCCGCCCGCTACTACGCGCAGGCCTCACTGGACGCGGGTGTCGCGTTCGTCAACGCGATCCCGGTGTTCATCGCCTCCGACCCGGAATGGGCTGCGAAGTTCGAGCAGGCCGGTGTCCCGATCGTCGGCGACGACATCAAGTCGCAGGTCGGTGCGACGATAACGCACCGCGTGCTCGCGAAGCTGTTCGAGGACCGGGGTGTCCAGCTCGACCGCACCATGCAGCTCAACGTGGGCGGGAACATGGACTTCAAGAACATGAAGGAGCTGGAGCGACTGGAGTCGAAGAAGATCTCCAAGACGCAGTCGGTCACCTCGCAGATCGACAGGGACCTCGGCAAGGGCAACGTGCACGTCGGCCCTTCCGACTACGTGCAGTGGCTCGACGACCGTAAGTGGGCCTACGTGCGGCTCGAAGGACGCGCCTTCGGCGACGTGCCGCTCAACATGGAGTACAAGCTCGAGGTGTGGGACTCGCCGAACTCGGCGGGCATCATCATCGACGCCGTTCGCGCGGCCAAGATCGCCAAGGATCGCGGTGTCGGTGGCCCGCTGCTTTCGGCCTCGTCCTACTTCATGAAGTCGCCGCCGGTGCAGTACGACGACTCCACCGCCCGCGACGCGGTCGAGAAGTTCATCAACGGCGAGGTCGAACGCTGA
- a CDS encoding PadR family transcriptional regulator, translated as MLEFAILGLLHDAPMHGYVLRKRLHETLGMFRTFSYGSLYPTLRRLLRAGLITEEAADTSTGWNRRAKRVYKLTAEGKERFAELLVDAGPQTWDDEGFGVHLTFFSRTPADVRMRILEGRRRRVEERREGLRAALARAEEKIDRYTRELHQLGLEASEREVRWLNELIAHEQAEQRGQQTSSRGSETTYHTEHE; from the coding sequence GTGCTGGAGTTCGCGATTCTCGGGCTTCTGCACGACGCGCCCATGCACGGTTACGTGCTGCGCAAACGTCTGCACGAGACGCTTGGCATGTTCCGCACCTTCTCCTACGGCTCGCTGTATCCGACGCTGCGTCGGTTACTGCGGGCGGGTCTGATCACCGAGGAGGCGGCCGACACCTCAACCGGCTGGAACCGCCGGGCCAAGCGGGTTTACAAGCTTACGGCGGAGGGCAAGGAGCGGTTCGCCGAACTGCTCGTCGACGCCGGGCCGCAGACGTGGGACGACGAGGGCTTCGGCGTCCACCTGACGTTCTTCTCGCGGACACCCGCCGACGTCAGGATGCGCATCCTCGAGGGGCGGCGACGCCGGGTCGAGGAACGACGTGAAGGTCTGCGGGCAGCGTTGGCCAGGGCCGAGGAGAAGATCGACCGCTACACCCGTGAGCTGCACCAGCTAGGGCTGGAGGCAAGCGAGCGGGAAGTGCGCTGGCTCAACGAGTTGATCGCGCACGAACAAGCCGAGCAGCGAGGGCAGCAGACCTCGAGCCGCGGCTCGGAAACGACCTACCACACCGAACACGAGTAA
- a CDS encoding DUF5318 domain-containing protein yields the protein MRNQRQVVDYALQRRALLAEVHSGRVSTMDVCDATPYLLSAAKFHGSQSGNTCPVCRREPLTDVCWVYGDELKHAAGSARAPEELERMANLFGEFTVYVVEVCRSCGWNHLVRSYVLGTGTPHPGSRRTAGQ from the coding sequence GTGCGAAACCAGCGGCAGGTCGTCGACTACGCGCTACAGCGCCGTGCGCTGCTCGCCGAGGTCCACTCCGGCCGAGTCAGCACCATGGATGTCTGCGACGCCACCCCTTACCTGCTCAGTGCTGCGAAGTTCCACGGCAGCCAGAGCGGCAACACCTGCCCGGTGTGCCGCAGGGAACCGCTCACCGACGTGTGCTGGGTCTACGGCGACGAACTGAAGCACGCGGCCGGCTCGGCACGCGCACCCGAGGAACTCGAGCGGATGGCCAACCTTTTCGGTGAGTTCACCGTTTACGTCGTGGAGGTCTGCAGGTCGTGCGGGTGGAACCATCTCGTGCGCTCATACGTCCTTGGGACTGGAACACCACACCCTGGGTCACGCAGGACCGCAGGTCAGTGA
- a CDS encoding transglycosylase domain-containing protein — translation MSDHGNRRWPEQEPGQGRHGQRSAGDSAVPRWPTGDEPARQPRQPRRPQQQPGQPPRQPRPPRHNPAAQQPASPQWPGEAGAQRPARPQGPQRPQQTQRTQRPQGGRAAPPPGQRQQNPPPQGARPPGTPPSRAARGEPPTQQVRRPRQGRAGAVPATAAAATAGQEEREPELITHRAYNGTSRDGDGYDRRWSDEEEQRSHESGFDDDEPPGRRGKAPLTPAQRRKRRWKFIRRGLYAFVGLFMVLPAIAFAITYFLVEVPSPEEVAADQAKVVTYYYADGKTEMGRDIPPDGGNRQILKSEDVTAVVRHAVYAAEDATFETNAGFDITGIMRAVWNQATGGVGGGSTISQQYIKVATENDEYSVTRKWTELVKAFKMNNEQSKDEIITAYLNTIYFGRGAYGIQTAAQAYYGKDAKDLDASEAALLAGMIQQPGRSENPEVRQQRWSYVMDQMVANGWLRQQDRATAKVPELIPVDQAKPETITGPDAYIKYRIKAELEAKGYPEEKVQSNGYKIYTTIDPRAQDLAKKAVNTVMEGEPEKLREALVAVDPKTGAVRAYYGGPNKPGVDEYDWGNAQRNPGSSYKPFDLVALLQRGKGLGEVYDGSSPRKFGNTVVRNSEGGQCPRCTVAEAMERSVNTVFYDIVVNEVGPQSVAEAAMQAGIPEKGPSRETMPSPDGNISIGGGTTEVTPTQMAGAYATFASGGIRHETHFVAKLTTADGEVLFDETGEAATQGEPAFSDDPEKSKQIAGNVTESLKPVLTHSDLECADDRDCAGKTGTHQYEAPNGEYVNENAQAWMVGYTPQISAAVWVGTGGNEPIRNAAGGRIYGSGLPGEIWKEFMDSYLEGMPEEKFDEVEPIGKVPTEEVEDDSSPTSTAPTTTLPTTTTELPTPTHPTGPPTETMTDTETSTSEEEPERPTILPGWGRNTASDTPTN, via the coding sequence GTGAGCGACCACGGAAATCGCCGCTGGCCTGAGCAAGAGCCGGGCCAGGGCAGGCACGGTCAGCGATCGGCCGGTGACTCAGCGGTTCCCCGGTGGCCCACCGGCGACGAGCCCGCTCGACAGCCGAGGCAGCCACGCAGGCCACAGCAACAACCGGGTCAGCCGCCACGGCAACCTCGCCCGCCTCGGCACAACCCGGCCGCCCAACAACCCGCCTCGCCGCAGTGGCCAGGAGAGGCAGGCGCGCAACGGCCTGCACGGCCGCAAGGTCCGCAACGGCCACAGCAGACACAACGGACACAGCGGCCGCAGGGCGGTCGCGCGGCGCCACCCCCCGGACAGCGGCAGCAGAACCCGCCACCACAGGGTGCGCGCCCGCCGGGGACGCCGCCCTCGAGAGCTGCTCGCGGGGAACCGCCCACGCAGCAGGTCAGAAGGCCACGGCAAGGTCGTGCGGGAGCGGTTCCCGCAACCGCGGCAGCGGCGACAGCGGGTCAGGAAGAACGCGAGCCGGAGCTGATCACCCACCGTGCCTACAACGGCACCAGCCGCGATGGCGACGGGTACGACCGGCGCTGGTCCGACGAGGAGGAGCAGCGGTCGCACGAGTCCGGTTTCGACGACGACGAACCACCCGGCAGGAGGGGTAAGGCCCCGTTGACACCGGCGCAACGCAGGAAACGCCGCTGGAAGTTCATCAGGCGCGGGCTGTACGCGTTCGTCGGGCTGTTCATGGTGTTGCCCGCGATCGCGTTCGCGATCACCTACTTCCTCGTCGAGGTTCCCTCGCCAGAGGAGGTCGCCGCCGACCAGGCCAAGGTAGTGACCTACTACTACGCCGACGGCAAGACGGAGATGGGACGCGACATCCCGCCGGACGGCGGTAACCGGCAGATCCTGAAATCCGAAGACGTCACGGCGGTCGTGCGGCACGCCGTCTACGCCGCCGAGGACGCCACCTTCGAGACCAACGCGGGCTTCGACATCACCGGCATCATGCGCGCCGTCTGGAACCAGGCGACCGGAGGCGTCGGCGGCGGTTCCACGATCAGCCAGCAGTACATCAAGGTCGCCACCGAGAACGACGAATACTCGGTCACACGTAAATGGACGGAGCTCGTCAAGGCGTTCAAGATGAACAACGAGCAGTCCAAGGACGAGATCATCACCGCCTACCTCAACACGATCTACTTCGGGCGCGGCGCCTACGGCATCCAGACAGCGGCACAGGCCTACTACGGCAAGGACGCCAAGGACCTCGACGCCTCAGAGGCGGCGCTGCTCGCGGGCATGATCCAGCAGCCGGGGCGTTCGGAGAACCCGGAGGTCCGCCAGCAACGCTGGAGCTACGTGATGGACCAGATGGTGGCCAACGGTTGGCTGCGGCAGCAGGATCGTGCCACGGCCAAGGTGCCGGAGCTGATCCCGGTGGACCAGGCCAAGCCGGAGACAATCACCGGACCCGACGCCTACATCAAGTACCGCATCAAGGCCGAACTCGAGGCCAAGGGCTATCCAGAGGAAAAGGTGCAGTCCAACGGCTACAAGATCTACACCACCATCGATCCACGAGCGCAGGACCTCGCCAAGAAGGCCGTCAACACCGTGATGGAGGGCGAGCCGGAGAAGCTGCGCGAAGCGCTGGTGGCCGTCGATCCGAAGACCGGGGCCGTGCGCGCCTACTACGGCGGGCCGAACAAGCCAGGCGTGGACGAGTACGACTGGGGCAACGCGCAACGCAACCCCGGTTCGTCCTACAAGCCGTTCGACCTGGTCGCGCTGCTGCAACGCGGCAAGGGGCTCGGCGAGGTCTACGACGGCAGTTCGCCGAGGAAGTTCGGCAACACGGTGGTGCGCAACTCCGAAGGCGGCCAGTGTCCGCGATGCACCGTGGCCGAAGCCATGGAACGTTCGGTCAACACGGTGTTCTACGACATCGTCGTGAACGAGGTCGGCCCGCAGTCGGTCGCCGAGGCGGCGATGCAGGCGGGTATCCCGGAGAAGGGACCGAGCAGGGAAACCATGCCCAGCCCCGACGGCAACATCTCCATCGGCGGTGGCACCACGGAGGTCACGCCCACCCAGATGGCTGGCGCCTACGCCACCTTCGCCTCGGGCGGCATCCGGCACGAGACCCACTTCGTCGCCAAACTCACCACCGCCGACGGCGAGGTGCTGTTCGACGAGACCGGTGAGGCGGCAACGCAAGGTGAGCCCGCCTTCTCCGACGACCCGGAGAAGAGCAAGCAGATCGCGGGCAACGTCACCGAGTCGCTCAAGCCCGTGCTGACCCACTCGGACCTGGAGTGCGCGGACGACCGCGACTGTGCGGGCAAGACCGGAACGCACCAGTACGAAGCGCCCAACGGCGAGTACGTCAACGAGAACGCACAGGCCTGGATGGTCGGGTACACGCCGCAGATCTCGGCCGCCGTCTGGGTCGGCACCGGCGGCAACGAACCGATCCGCAACGCCGCGGGCGGCCGGATCTACGGCAGTGGGCTGCCCGGTGAGATCTGGAAGGAGTTCATGGACTCCTACCTGGAGGGCATGCCGGAGGAGAAGTTCGACGAGGTCGAGCCAATCGGCAAGGTCCCGACCGAAGAGGTCGAGGACGACTCGTCGCCTACGAGCACCGCCCCGACCACCACGCTCCCGACGACCACGACCGAGTTGCCGACACCGACGCATCCGACCGGACCACCGACCGAAACCATGACCGACACGGAGACGAGCACGTCGGAGGAGGAGCCGGAGCGGCCGACCATCCTGCCGGGCTGGGGCAGAAACACCGCCTCCGACACACCCACCAACTAG
- a CDS encoding glycosyltransferase family 87 protein — protein MRQVSSDTPGSSSATAETRTPDTRTLDTSERVVPSWTEPIVAAATRPVGGPLGSHAAVGRQWFWTPLRVGLLLAVLALTAGWFGKAACIQQYVNDQGQAELDWRSGRPYVAMCYSDIVPLYTAERLDRGDTFPYATSWIENQGTPSEQVRYMEYPVLTGMFQWVNAKLAHGWSDAAESGWLPGALPVAVYFNITALFLAVAWLVTVWAVARTARRRIWDATLVAISPLVIVHAFTNFDALSAAFAASALLAWARRRPALAGVLLGIGAAAKMYPLLLLGPLLVLCLRAGKLRAWAVTAAATAGTWALVNLPFMVWLRTGWEEFFRLNTQRGMDPDSLYNVISYFTGWAGFDGPLAPGETPTVLNTVSGALFLAACAGIAYVGLTAPTRPRLAQLSFLVVAAFLLTNKVWSPQYSLWLVPLAVLAIPRWRLLLTWMLVDALVWAPRMFYYLGVDNKGLPQGWFLGTVVVRDALVILLCVLVLREIYRPSTDRVRATGDDDPTGGVLEGAADAFVVRGPGRRLRVDPLAEPAQEVDVSRLAVGGSFHDHGRTGGLRHGGQ, from the coding sequence ATGCGGCAGGTGTCCAGCGATACTCCTGGTTCGTCCTCGGCGACAGCCGAGACGAGAACGCCCGACACGAGGACGCTCGACACGTCCGAGCGCGTCGTACCGAGTTGGACGGAGCCGATCGTGGCCGCGGCCACCCGGCCCGTGGGTGGGCCGCTCGGCTCGCACGCCGCGGTGGGCAGGCAGTGGTTCTGGACACCGTTACGGGTGGGGCTGCTGCTCGCCGTCCTGGCATTGACGGCGGGCTGGTTCGGCAAGGCGGCCTGCATCCAGCAGTACGTCAACGACCAGGGACAGGCGGAGCTGGACTGGCGCTCCGGCAGGCCGTACGTGGCGATGTGCTACTCCGACATCGTTCCGCTATACACCGCCGAGCGGCTCGACCGCGGTGACACCTTCCCGTACGCGACCAGCTGGATCGAGAACCAGGGCACGCCGTCGGAGCAGGTGCGGTACATGGAGTACCCCGTGCTCACCGGCATGTTCCAGTGGGTGAACGCCAAACTGGCTCACGGCTGGAGCGACGCGGCCGAATCCGGCTGGCTGCCGGGTGCGCTGCCGGTCGCGGTGTACTTCAACATCACCGCGCTCTTCCTGGCCGTGGCGTGGCTGGTCACGGTGTGGGCAGTGGCCAGAACCGCACGCCGCCGGATATGGGACGCCACGCTTGTGGCGATCTCCCCACTGGTGATCGTGCACGCGTTCACCAACTTCGACGCGCTTTCCGCAGCGTTCGCGGCCTCCGCCCTGCTGGCATGGGCAAGACGCAGACCCGCGCTCGCGGGCGTGCTGCTCGGCATCGGCGCTGCGGCGAAGATGTACCCGCTGCTGCTGCTGGGCCCGCTGCTGGTGCTGTGCCTGCGGGCGGGGAAGTTACGCGCCTGGGCGGTAACGGCAGCCGCCACCGCGGGCACCTGGGCGCTGGTGAACCTGCCGTTCATGGTGTGGCTGCGCACGGGCTGGGAGGAATTCTTCCGGCTCAACACCCAACGCGGTATGGACCCGGACTCGCTGTACAACGTCATCTCCTACTTCACCGGCTGGGCAGGCTTCGACGGGCCGCTGGCGCCGGGTGAGACACCGACCGTGCTGAACACGGTCAGCGGCGCGCTCTTCCTCGCCGCCTGCGCGGGGATCGCCTACGTCGGACTCACCGCGCCCACCCGTCCCCGGCTGGCGCAGTTGAGTTTCCTCGTGGTGGCGGCGTTCCTGCTGACGAACAAGGTGTGGAGCCCGCAGTACTCACTGTGGCTGGTGCCGCTGGCGGTACTGGCGATCCCGAGGTGGCGGTTGCTGTTGACCTGGATGCTGGTCGATGCCCTGGTGTGGGCGCCGCGCATGTTCTACTACCTGGGCGTGGACAACAAGGGCCTGCCGCAGGGCTGGTTCCTCGGCACGGTCGTCGTGCGCGACGCGCTGGTGATCCTGCTGTGCGTCCTCGTGCTCAGGGAGATTTACCGGCCGTCCACCGACCGTGTCCGCGCGACCGGCGACGACGACCCCACCGGTGGCGTACTCGAGGGTGCCGCAGATGCCTTCGTGGTGCGTGGCCCCGGCAGGCGCCTGCGCGTCGATCCGCTAGCCGAGCCCGCGCAGGAAGTCGATGTCAGCCGCCTGGCCGTCGGCGGGAGTTTCCACGATCACGGGCGCACCGGCGGCCTTCGCCACGGCGGCCAGTAG
- a CDS encoding deoxyribonuclease IV, protein MLIGAHVRDDDPLSAARERGAGAVQFFLSDPQGWKKPQPHQQARELAESGIAVYIHSPYVLNVASLNNRIRIPSRKTVTQHADAARETGARGLVVHGGHVRKGEDASEGIANWRKLFQRQAEQGGFAVPILIENTAGGENAMARDLDMLARLWEAVAEFDAGFCLDTCHAHAAGWELGETVERVLAITGRIDLVHLNNSRDPRGSQRDRHANVVGGDGTIDPALLAAVAKAAGAPVIVETPADGQAADIDFLRGLG, encoded by the coding sequence ATGCTGATCGGTGCCCATGTTCGTGACGACGACCCGCTGTCCGCCGCCCGTGAGCGGGGGGCCGGTGCCGTGCAGTTCTTCCTTTCCGACCCGCAGGGCTGGAAGAAGCCGCAACCACATCAGCAGGCGCGTGAACTCGCCGAATCCGGGATCGCCGTCTACATCCACTCCCCCTACGTGCTCAACGTCGCCTCGCTGAACAACCGCATCCGCATTCCGTCGCGCAAGACCGTCACCCAGCACGCCGATGCCGCGCGCGAAACCGGCGCGAGGGGGTTGGTCGTGCACGGCGGGCACGTTCGCAAGGGCGAGGACGCGAGCGAGGGCATCGCCAACTGGCGCAAGCTGTTCCAGCGGCAGGCCGAGCAGGGCGGGTTCGCCGTGCCGATCCTCATCGAGAACACCGCGGGCGGGGAGAACGCCATGGCCCGCGACCTGGACATGCTTGCCCGCCTGTGGGAGGCCGTCGCGGAGTTCGACGCGGGCTTTTGCCTTGACACCTGCCACGCGCACGCCGCCGGCTGGGAGTTGGGTGAGACGGTCGAGCGCGTGCTGGCCATCACCGGGCGCATCGACCTGGTGCATCTCAACAACTCCCGCGACCCGCGTGGTTCGCAACGCGACCGCCACGCCAACGTCGTCGGTGGCGACGGCACGATCGATCCCGCGCTACTGGCCGCCGTGGCGAAGGCCGCCGGTGCGCCCGTGATCGTGGAAACTCCCGCCGACGGCCAGGCGGCTGACATCGACTTCCTGCGCGGGCTCGGCTAG
- the rpsF gene encoding 30S ribosomal protein S6 — MSRHYEVMVILDPALDERTVAPTLENFLNVIRTSGGNVEKVDVWGRRRLAYEIKKHAEGIYAVLDLYSEPDAVAELDRQLSLQETVLRTKVVRREPPRGAKAAKKNAAKV; from the coding sequence GTGTCACGCCATTACGAGGTAATGGTCATCCTTGACCCCGCGCTCGACGAGCGTACGGTCGCGCCGACGCTGGAAAACTTCCTCAACGTGATCCGCACATCGGGCGGAAACGTGGAGAAGGTGGACGTCTGGGGCCGCCGCAGGCTGGCATACGAGATCAAGAAGCACGCGGAGGGCATCTACGCCGTGCTCGATCTCTACTCCGAGCCGGACGCCGTCGCGGAACTCGACAGGCAGCTTTCGCTTCAGGAGACGGTGCTGCGCACCAAGGTCGTCAGGCGCGAGCCGCCGCGCGGCGCCAAGGCCGCCAAGAAGAACGCCGCGAAGGTCTGA
- a CDS encoding single-stranded DNA-binding protein has product MAGDTIITVVGNLTADPELRFTPSGAAVANFTVASTPRTFDRQTGEWKDGEALFLRCNIWRQAAENVAETLTRGARVIVQGRLKQRSFETKEGEKRTVVELEVDEIGPSLRYATAKVNKVSRGSGGGGFGGGGSSAPADDPWGSAPPAGGGGGFSDEPPF; this is encoded by the coding sequence ATGGCTGGAGACACCATCATCACGGTGGTCGGCAACCTCACCGCCGACCCGGAGCTGCGGTTCACGCCATCCGGCGCCGCGGTCGCGAACTTCACGGTCGCGTCCACGCCACGCACCTTCGACCGCCAGACCGGCGAGTGGAAGGACGGCGAAGCCCTGTTCCTGCGCTGCAACATCTGGCGGCAGGCTGCCGAGAACGTCGCCGAGACCCTCACCAGGGGTGCCAGGGTCATCGTGCAGGGCAGGCTGAAGCAGCGCTCGTTCGAGACCAAGGAGGGCGAGAAGCGCACGGTGGTCGAACTCGAGGTCGACGAGATCGGACCGTCTCTGCGCTACGCCACCGCGAAGGTCAACAAGGTGAGCCGAGGCAGCGGTGGCGGCGGGTTCGGTGGCGGCGGCAGTAGCGCGCCTGCCGACGACCCGTGGGGCTCCGCGCCGCCCGCGGGCGGTGGCGGTGGCTTCTCCGACGAACCGCCGTTCTGA
- the rpsR gene encoding 30S ribosomal protein S18: MAKPPVRKPKKKVCVFCKAEKKGHPEPIDYKDTNLLRKYISDRGKIRARRVTGNCSQHQRDIAIAVKNSREMALLPYTSTAR; the protein is encoded by the coding sequence GTGGCGAAGCCACCCGTTCGCAAGCCGAAGAAGAAGGTCTGCGTTTTCTGCAAGGCCGAGAAGAAGGGCCACCCCGAGCCCATCGACTACAAGGACACCAACCTGCTGCGCAAGTACATCTCCGACCGCGGCAAGATCCGTGCCCGCCGCGTGACCGGAAACTGCAGCCAGCACCAGCGTGACATCGCCATTGCGGTCAAGAACTCCCGCGAGATGGCGCTGCTGCCCTACACCTCCACCGCTCGCTGA